Proteins encoded in a region of the Ancylobacter sp. SL191 genome:
- a CDS encoding ArsR/SmtB family transcription factor, which produces MVEQIDIADPRLDHIFHALADPTRRAMLQSLSERERTVGELAEPFAMSLAGASKHIKALEAAGLVRREVRGRQHLCRLEPARLATAHDWLSFYERFWTGRLNTLDALLRAEDAATAARQQGETP; this is translated from the coding sequence ATGGTTGAACAAATAGACATCGCCGATCCCCGGCTGGACCACATCTTCCACGCCCTCGCCGACCCGACCCGGCGCGCCATGCTGCAAAGCCTCAGCGAGCGGGAGCGCACGGTGGGCGAACTGGCGGAACCCTTCGCCATGTCGCTGGCCGGGGCCTCCAAGCACATCAAGGCGCTGGAGGCTGCCGGGCTGGTGCGGCGCGAGGTGCGCGGGCGCCAGCATCTGTGCCGGCTGGAGCCGGCCCGGCTCGCCACCGCCCATGACTGGCTCAGCTTCTACGAGCGGTTCTGGACCGGGCGCCTCAACACCCTCGACGCCCTGCTGCGCGCCGAGGACGCCGCCACCGCCGCCCGCCAACAGGGAGAAACGCCATGA
- the dnaG gene encoding DNA primase, with protein sequence MRFPPSFLDEIRARLPVSEVVGKRVQLKKQGREWRGLSPFNPEKTPSFYVNDQKGFYHCFSSGKHGDQFDFMMEVEGLPFPEAVERLAGMAGVPMPVQSREEEKRESRRKTLHEVMELATKFFETTLQNRAGAKGRGYLADRGLGPATQQRFRLGYAPPDRYALKEALGGKGVPMEDMIEAGLLISADDIAIPYDRFRDRVMFPITDLRGRVVAFGGRALEKDVSAKYLNSPETSLFHKGSLLYNGFNARAAAHKGAPVIAVEGYVDVIALVEAGFPAAVAPLGTALTEDQLALLWKMAPEPVLLFDGDKAGRRAAYRALDLAMPHLKPGVSLGFGTLPDGQDPDDLVRAGGREAVEAVLAQARPLADVLWERELEAANVDTPERRAALEARIGEIVRVIADETVRKHYRAELMERFRRLFAPVYAPGGGGAGRREPGRFGTRFAGRGAPGDRRGGAGGRGAAGSAGEGMRRSALLRGAAAEIPRNEALLLFAAMNHPWLMERFAEEIADLPLQNKDAARLRQALLDAHMEGADEDAAHLAARLEVVGVAPVAQRLAQIAVARHDWPAFADAGRADVELWWHQRLVLHRRSHALSKDLKEAEKRLAEEPTEMNWARFLDIQRQLAALDGTEALVEGFGAASGRSGRSM encoded by the coding sequence ATGCGCTTCCCGCCCTCGTTCCTCGACGAGATTCGCGCCCGCCTCCCGGTGTCGGAGGTGGTGGGAAAGCGCGTGCAGTTGAAGAAGCAGGGGCGCGAATGGCGCGGCCTCTCGCCGTTCAACCCCGAGAAGACCCCGTCCTTCTATGTGAACGACCAGAAGGGCTTTTATCACTGCTTCTCCTCCGGCAAGCATGGCGACCAGTTCGACTTCATGATGGAGGTCGAGGGCCTGCCCTTCCCGGAGGCGGTGGAGCGGCTCGCCGGCATGGCCGGGGTGCCGATGCCCGTGCAGTCGCGCGAGGAGGAAAAGCGCGAGAGCCGTCGCAAGACGCTGCATGAGGTGATGGAGCTCGCCACCAAATTCTTCGAGACCACGCTGCAGAACCGCGCCGGCGCCAAAGGGCGCGGCTATCTCGCCGATCGCGGCCTCGGCCCCGCGACGCAGCAGCGTTTCCGCCTCGGCTACGCCCCGCCCGACCGCTACGCGCTGAAGGAGGCGCTGGGCGGCAAGGGCGTGCCGATGGAGGACATGATCGAGGCCGGCCTGCTGATTTCCGCCGACGACATCGCCATTCCCTATGACCGCTTCCGCGACCGCGTGATGTTCCCCATCACCGATCTGCGCGGCCGGGTCGTGGCCTTTGGCGGGCGGGCGCTGGAGAAGGACGTCTCGGCCAAATACCTGAACTCGCCGGAGACCTCGCTCTTTCACAAGGGCTCGCTGCTCTATAACGGCTTCAACGCCCGCGCCGCCGCCCATAAGGGCGCCCCGGTGATTGCGGTCGAGGGCTATGTCGACGTCATCGCGCTGGTCGAGGCCGGCTTTCCGGCGGCGGTGGCCCCGCTCGGCACGGCGCTGACCGAGGACCAGCTTGCTCTGCTCTGGAAGATGGCGCCCGAGCCGGTGCTGCTTTTCGACGGCGACAAGGCCGGCCGGCGCGCCGCCTATCGTGCGCTCGATCTCGCCATGCCCCATCTCAAGCCCGGCGTGAGCCTCGGCTTCGGCACGCTGCCGGACGGGCAGGATCCCGACGACCTCGTCCGCGCCGGCGGCCGCGAGGCGGTGGAGGCGGTGCTCGCCCAGGCCCGCCCGCTTGCGGACGTGCTGTGGGAGCGCGAGCTGGAAGCCGCCAATGTCGATACGCCCGAGCGCCGCGCCGCGTTGGAGGCCCGAATCGGCGAGATCGTCCGCGTCATCGCCGACGAGACGGTGCGCAAGCATTACCGCGCCGAGCTGATGGAGCGCTTCCGCCGCCTTTTCGCCCCGGTCTATGCGCCGGGCGGGGGAGGGGCCGGGCGGCGCGAGCCGGGCCGCTTCGGCACGCGCTTTGCCGGTCGTGGGGCGCCCGGTGACCGCCGGGGCGGCGCGGGCGGGCGCGGCGCCGCCGGCTCAGCCGGCGAGGGCATGCGCCGTTCGGCCCTGCTGCGCGGCGCGGCGGCGGAAATCCCGCGCAACGAGGCGCTGCTGCTCTTCGCCGCGATGAACCATCCTTGGCTGATGGAGCGCTTCGCCGAGGAGATCGCCGACCTGCCCTTGCAGAACAAGGACGCTGCCCGTTTGCGGCAGGCGCTGCTCGACGCCCATATGGAAGGGGCGGACGAGGATGCCGCGCATCTGGCGGCGCGGCTGGAGGTGGTCGGCGTCGCTCCGGTGGCCCAGCGCCTCGCCCAGATTGCGGTGGCGCGCCATGACTGGCCGGCCTTTGCCGATGCTGGGCGGGCCGATGTGGAATTGTGGTGGCACCAGCGGCTGGTCTTGCACCGGCGCAGCCACGCCCTATCTAAAGACCTGAAGGAAGCGGAGAAACGCCTCGCAGAGGAGCCCACAGAGATGAACTGGGCACGCTTTCTCGACATACAAAGACAGCTCGCGGCACTTGACGGCACCGAAGCTTTGGTAGAGGGGTTCGGCGCCGCATCGGGTCGTTCCGGGCGGTCGATGTAG